The Candidatus Zixiibacteriota bacterium genomic interval ATTTCGTCAACTAAAATGGCCCGGTTATTTAATCGGGCTAAACAGATGATGCGATATCCGGGCCGGGTGTCTCACGGTCAGCCCGTAGACCGAGTCTCTCCCCGGCCCGGAAAAAGAAAATTATCGGTTAAAAATAAAGGGTATTCTTAATGGAGAAACTTAAAGCCTCCCGTTACAACCACTTCGTGGAAAGTGAAGATGGAAAGATGCTGGCCTTTAATGCGCTTTCCTGCGGATTGGCAGAAATGGATAGAGAGAGTTATAAAAGGTATCAGGATCTGGCGGCCGGAAACGGCCATATTACCGATGATGAACCCGATGAACTCCTGAAAAACCTTAAAAAGGGCGGCTTCTTAATCCCTGAAGATTTCGAGGAATTGGATGCTTTGCGCGCCGGTCATTACCGGGCCAGATTCGGCAATAACGGTTTCGGATTGACCATTGTTCCGACCCTCAACTGTAATTTCGCCTGCGACTATTGCTATGAGAATAAAGAAATTCATTCTCTGCCTCCGGACCAGGGGGGGATGATGTCGCAGGAGGTGTGCGATAACATTGTTAAGCTATGTGAAAAAGAAATCGCTAAAAATTCGGCTTTTACGGCAACTTGGTACGGCGGGGAACCGATGCTTGCATGCGATGTAATCGGTTATCTGAGTGAAAGATTTATCAGTATTTGCGAATCCCAAAAAAGCCAATATTATGCCGGGATGATAACCAATGGCTACTTATTGAGTAAAAAAAATCTAGATTTTCTCATAAAGAATAAAATCACGTTTCTTCAGATTACAATTGACGGACCCAGAGAGGTTCATAATAAACGCCGACCGCTTAAATCGGGCGGTGGAACCTTTGATCGGATTTTGTCTAATTTAACCTATATCACTGACAAAACACCAATGACCGTTTCAATCCGGATAAATATCGACAAACGCAACCAGAACAAAATCGCCGAATTGTTGGCAGACCTGAAACAGCACGGTCTGCATCAACAAAAAAATTTCTCTATATACTTCGGCCATACTGTCAATTATTACAACTCCTGTCCCGATATCACCTCGCAATGCATGGCTACTGAGGAGTTTTCTCATTTTATGATTGATGCTTGGAAATTGGCGGCCGATATGGGTTTCATTATTACAATTTTACCAGAAGTTCAAATTTCAACTTGCGGCGCCGTAAAGACTAACTCGGCGGTTATTGAGCCTGATGGTAGCGTTCAAAACTGCTGGAATACGATAGGCAGTAGTAAAGCCAAAACCGGCGTAGTAAGACATGATGGATTTACATTCAACAATAATCATATTAAGTGGCTTGGATGGTCCCCCTTTACTAAAATGTGCGAATCCTGTTCAATATTGCCTTTGTGTATGGGAGGTCCCTATAATTGGATTTATTCAAAGAAAATAACAACCCAACAAAATATTAAATGTGCTACTTGGAAATACAATCTTAAATCAATGCTTGTAGTGGCGAATTATGCATTGCAAAAAAAACTACTACACATACCGCTGACCCCCAATTTGAAAGGAGGTGAAAAATGAATTGGCTTGTCAAACCATCAGACAGCAGGGATATTTGTTATAAACACTGCATATTAGTTGTTTGTTGCAGCGATGGTCCTTGGACAAGAGGCTGCTATCCGATTTGTCCGGGTCCCTTATATTATTGCGCATATGCGCAACCCCAATATTAATAAACGTGATAGGAGGATAAAATGAACTGGATTGTAAGTCCTAGAAATAGTGCGATTTATGATAATGGATATTGTTATTTTCCTGGATGTCCACTCGATCTTGGCTGTCTAATAAAACTGTGTGATTTTTGTTTTTTATTTATTTACAATAATCCGGAAATATAACAGACCAATACCCGGGGAGAACAACTTGACATCTCCCCTTGATAAAGATTATTTTATTCTAAATATTCCCTCTTTGAGGAAATAACAATACTATGGTATAATATTTATATTACGCCGATTCAGATATTTCTGGAAATACGGATGTTAAATATGAGATTTAATGTACGTAATATC includes:
- a CDS encoding 4Fe-4S cluster-binding domain-containing protein; this encodes MEKLKASRYNHFVESEDGKMLAFNALSCGLAEMDRESYKRYQDLAAGNGHITDDEPDELLKNLKKGGFLIPEDFEELDALRAGHYRARFGNNGFGLTIVPTLNCNFACDYCYENKEIHSLPPDQGGMMSQEVCDNIVKLCEKEIAKNSAFTATWYGGEPMLACDVIGYLSERFISICESQKSQYYAGMITNGYLLSKKNLDFLIKNKITFLQITIDGPREVHNKRRPLKSGGGTFDRILSNLTYITDKTPMTVSIRINIDKRNQNKIAELLADLKQHGLHQQKNFSIYFGHTVNYYNSCPDITSQCMATEEFSHFMIDAWKLAADMGFIITILPEVQISTCGAVKTNSAVIEPDGSVQNCWNTIGSSKAKTGVVRHDGFTFNNNHIKWLGWSPFTKMCESCSILPLCMGGPYNWIYSKKITTQQNIKCATWKYNLKSMLVVANYALQKKLLHIPLTPNLKGGEK